The following nucleotide sequence is from Halococcus agarilyticus.
GGACGCGGTGGCGGCGGCGTTCGATCGTTCGCTCGCGCCCGATGACCGTGCGCTCGCGGATATCGAGACCACGGTCGAGGCCGTTCGTGAGGAGTTCCCCGACATCGATCTCGACCACGAGGCCGAGGCCTCGATCCCCGACGGGAGTCGACCGCTACTGAACCAGCCGGGCCTCGCACCCGGTTGCGTGATCGAGAACGTCTACGTGCTTCCCGGCGTCCCCAACGAGATGAAGGCGATGTTCGAGAACGTCGCCGAGTCGTTCGGCGGCGACGTCGAATCACGAACCTTCCACACCGCGACGCCGGAGGCCGATCTCGTCGCCGATCTCGAAGCGACTGGCGAGCGTTTCGACGTCGCCGTCGGCTGCTATCCCGATCCCGCAGTCCGTCACAACCGGATCAAACTCACGGGTGAGGACGAGAGCGAACTCGACACGGCGGCCGACTGGTTGCGCGAGCGCGTCGACGTGACGACGCCCGCAGAGTGAGCGGAAACGCGTTCAGCGCATCGTTTCGTCTGGCGACCGTGGCGCGTCCGGTGTAGATGTCGCGCTCTCGCTCGACTGGAGGATCGTGAGCGCGGTCATCAGATCGGTCCGGGAGACGAGACCGGTGAACTCCCCGTTGAGGTCGACGACCGGGAGCCGACCGACGCCCGCCGACTGCATCGTCGTGAGTGCGGTCATCGCGTCGGCGTCCGCCGGGACCGTCGTGAGCTCGCGGGTCATCACCTCCTCGACCCGGTAGGCGTCGCGCTCGACCTCGCGGACCTCGCGGGCGTCCGACAGCGTGACCAGACCGACGAGCTCGCCGTCGCGCAGCACGGGGTAGCCGGTGTGGCGCTCGGTCAACATCCGGTCGATCAGTTCGGCGACCGAGGTCTCGGGCGAGACGGCGTCGATCCCACTAGCGGGAGTCATGACCCGCTCGATTGCAACCCCCTCCAGAGCGGCCTTCGTGGTGGCCTGCTGGGCCTCACCAGCGGCGCTCATGTAGATGAAGAAGGCGATCCCGATGTAGATGATGTTGCCAACCAGCAGCCCCGCGAGACCGAGAAGCACCGCGAACCCCTTGCCGACCTCGGCGGCGAGCTGGGTGGCCCGTGCGTGGGTGCGATTGCGCGCGAGCAGCGCACGCAGGACGCGACCCCCGTCCATCGGGAAGCCGGGGAGGAGATTGAACCCCGCGAGCACGACGTTCGCCAGCGCGAGATACGCGAGGACGAACCGGGCGGCCCCGAGCGAGTCGGGGAGTGCGAGGAAGCCGAGATACGACACCGCACCGACCGCGATGCTCACGATCGGCCCGGCGATCGCGACCGCGAACTCCTGTCGCCAGTCCTCGGGCATCTCCGTTAACTGAGCGATCCCGCCGAGAAACCAGAGCGTGATCGAGTCGATCGGGTAGCCGTACCGCATCGCCACCAGCGAGTGGCCGAGCTCGTGGAGCACGACCCCGACGAACAGCCCGACGGCGGCGACGCTGCCGAGCACGATCGGGGTCTGGCCCGCCGACAGCGACGCTTCCGGGAGGTTCGCCCCCACGACGTCGTTCATGATCGAGGTCCACCGCCCCACGTCGGTGGCGATGAGCCACGCGAACAGGGGGAGGACGAGCAGGAACGATAGACCGACCTTGATGGGGATCCCGGCGATGCGGCCGATCCGAAAGCTGGGCATACCCCGAGTAGGGTCGGCGGCATCTTAAGCCCGCCCCCGCCCGCGAACGGTTTTTGCCCGCGGCGTTCGTACGTGATCCATGAGCGAGTCATCCCCGGTGGTGCGGCGGACGGAAGACATCGAGTACGAACCCGTCGATGCGGCCGACGGTCTCGAAAAAGGCGTGCTCGTCGACGAAAAACGCGGTGCGCCGAACTTCGCCATCCGGCGATTCACGCTCGAACCTGGGGGACGGGTCCCGAAACACACCAACGAGGTCGAACACGAGCAGTACGTCCTGAAGGGAGAGTACGTGGTCGGGATCAGCGAGGCGTCTTCGACGCCTCGGGCAGACGGCGACAGCGAGGCACGGTGTGCCTCGGGCCGTGCGAGCGGGCAAGGCCCGCGAGCAGAAGCCGTCGACGACGACGAGGAACACGTCGTGAGCGCCGGCGACTCGCTGTTGATCCCGGCAGGAGCGGTCCACTGGTATCGCAACGAGGGAGACGAAGAGGGGGCGTTCATCTGCGCGGTGCCGAACGGCGACGACGCGATCGAACTCGTCGAATAGCCCGGTTTCCGTCCAAAGCATCGCGATGGTCGTTCGAACCGCTGAAATACCACGATCACGTATCACCGGACGTGTCACAGCAGGTCGGGCGGGTCGAGACGCTGTTCGTCCACGGCGTCGGTGACGAGTATCTCGTCGCTGCGATCCGCGACGGGACGCGGCTCTTTCATGCGCGGCTCGAACTCGGAACGACCGACGCCGGGCCGCGGCCCGCAGCCTTTCGGATCAAGGAGGGGTCGGGTGAGGAGCCGCGCAGCCCGGATCAGTTCGTCGAGATCGCACGCCGTGCCGGCCGCATCCGGATCTCCGAGCAGACGAGCCGTCGCGACCGCGACGCGATCCGCGAGATGCTGTCGGGCTACCAGCTCGACGCGAAAACCGTCCGGACCTGCCGGTACTGCGCATCGGCCGGCCGGTACTCCCCGATCACGAGCGAAACCGCGATCGCAGCCGACGGCGAGACCATCTGTCCCGACTGCGCGCGGACAGAGCTCGAACGCGAACTCGCCCACCACGACGTGAGTTCGACCGCCGGCGACCGGCTCCAGGAACTCCTCACCGAGGTCCAGGACCTCGAACGCGTCGTCAACCTGCTCTCGGGCCACCTCGATCCCGATCTCACGAAGTTCGACGAGATGAGCGCCACTACAGAGAGTGTGGACCCCGTTCCGGTGGGCGATCTCGATCTCCATCCCGGAATGGGCGAACTGCTCGACGACCGCTTCGAGACCCTCCTACCCGTGCAGAGCCTCGCCGTCCACGGCGGCGCGCTCGACGGCGAGGATCAACTGGTCGTGAGCGCGACGGCGACGGGCAAAACCCTGATCGGCGAGATGGCGGGGCTCGATCGCCTCCTGCGCGGCGAAGGGAAGATGCTGTTTCTCGTGCCGCTCGTCGCGCTCGCCAACCAGAAGTACGAGGACTTCAGCGACGAGTACGGCCATCTCGCCGACGTCACCATCCGGGTGGGCGCGAGCCGGGTTCGCGGCGACGGCGAGCGGTTCGATCCCGACGCCGACATCGTGGTGGGCACCTACGAGGGGATCGATCACGCGCTCCGGGTCGGCCAGGACCTCGGTGACATCGGCACGGTGGTGATCGACGAGGTCCATACGTTGGAGGACGACGACCGGGGCCACCGCCTCGACGGGCTGATCGCGCGTCTCAAGGGGTACTGCGAGGACCGCGCCAACGCGGGTGCGGGCGGAAGCGAAACGAATGCAGGAACGCAGTGGCTCTACCTCTCGGCGACGGTCGGCAACCCGCGCTGGCTGGCGGGACGGCTCGACGCGAACCTCGTGGAGTTCGAGGAACGCCCGGTGCCGATCGAGCGCCACGTCACGTTCGCCGACAGCCAGGAGAAAGCCCGCGTGGCGAACAAACTCGTCCGACGGGAGTTCGATCGCGAGTCCTCGAAGGGGTATCGGGGTCAGACCATCGTGTTCACCAACTCACGGCGGCGGTGTCACGAGCTGAGCCGAAAGCTGGAGTACGACGCCGCACCGTATCACGCGGGGCTCGACTACTCCCGTCGGAAGACGGTCGAACGCCAGTTCGCCGACCAGGACCTCGCCGCGGTCGTGACGACGGCGGCGCTCGCTGCCGGCGTCGACTTCCCGGCTTCGCAGGTGATCTTCGACTCGCTTGCGATGGGAATCGAGTGGCTGACAGTACAGGAGTTCCACCAGATGCTCGGGCGCGCGGGGCGGCCGGACTACCACGATCGGGGCGTGGTCTACGTCCTCGTCGAACCCGACGGGAGCTACCATTCGAGCATGCC
It contains:
- a CDS encoding competence/damage-inducible protein A produces the protein MQVALLTVGDELLAGDTQNTNATWLAGQLTDRGATIARILVVPDDRDLIARKVREFAGSFDAVIVTGGLGGTPDDVTMDAVAAAFDRSLAPDDRALADIETTVEAVREEFPDIDLDHEAEASIPDGSRPLLNQPGLAPGCVIENVYVLPGVPNEMKAMFENVAESFGGDVESRTFHTATPEADLVADLEATGERFDVAVGCYPDPAVRHNRIKLTGEDESELDTAADWLRERVDVTTPAE
- a CDS encoding DEAD/DEAH box helicase; this encodes MSQQVGRVETLFVHGVGDEYLVAAIRDGTRLFHARLELGTTDAGPRPAAFRIKEGSGEEPRSPDQFVEIARRAGRIRISEQTSRRDRDAIREMLSGYQLDAKTVRTCRYCASAGRYSPITSETAIAADGETICPDCARTELERELAHHDVSSTAGDRLQELLTEVQDLERVVNLLSGHLDPDLTKFDEMSATTESVDPVPVGDLDLHPGMGELLDDRFETLLPVQSLAVHGGALDGEDQLVVSATATGKTLIGEMAGLDRLLRGEGKMLFLVPLVALANQKYEDFSDEYGHLADVTIRVGASRVRGDGERFDPDADIVVGTYEGIDHALRVGQDLGDIGTVVIDEVHTLEDDDRGHRLDGLIARLKGYCEDRANAGAGGSETNAGTQWLYLSATVGNPRWLAGRLDANLVEFEERPVPIERHVTFADSQEKARVANKLVRREFDRESSKGYRGQTIVFTNSRRRCHELSRKLEYDAAPYHAGLDYSRRKTVERQFADQDLAAVVTTAALAAGVDFPASQVIFDSLAMGIEWLTVQEFHQMLGRAGRPDYHDRGVVYVLVEPDGSYHSSMPGSEDETAFKLLKGEMEPVAMRYDETSAVEEVLANITVAGEGAKGLTDRMVGEVPLKHAVGKLLDYGFIDGLEPTPLGRAVTRHFLEPSVAFTMLDGIRKGTDPYDVVADVELRDEEE
- a CDS encoding CBS domain-containing protein, which encodes MPSFRIGRIAGIPIKVGLSFLLVLPLFAWLIATDVGRWTSIMNDVVGANLPEASLSAGQTPIVLGSVAAVGLFVGVVLHELGHSLVAMRYGYPIDSITLWFLGGIAQLTEMPEDWRQEFAVAIAGPIVSIAVGAVSYLGFLALPDSLGAARFVLAYLALANVVLAGFNLLPGFPMDGGRVLRALLARNRTHARATQLAAEVGKGFAVLLGLAGLLVGNIIYIGIAFFIYMSAAGEAQQATTKAALEGVAIERVMTPASGIDAVSPETSVAELIDRMLTERHTGYPVLRDGELVGLVTLSDAREVREVERDAYRVEEVMTRELTTVPADADAMTALTTMQSAGVGRLPVVDLNGEFTGLVSRTDLMTALTILQSSESATSTPDAPRSPDETMR
- a CDS encoding cupin domain-containing protein, which codes for MSESSPVVRRTEDIEYEPVDAADGLEKGVLVDEKRGAPNFAIRRFTLEPGGRVPKHTNEVEHEQYVLKGEYVVGISEASSTPRADGDSEARCASGRASGQGPRAEAVDDDEEHVVSAGDSLLIPAGAVHWYRNEGDEEGAFICAVPNGDDAIELVE